The Desulfatibacillum aliphaticivorans DSM 15576 genome segment TCTTTCCGCCAGGGCGGACGAAGCGCAATTCTCAGGCTTGTATTTCACCGCCAAGCAATCCAACCTGGGCATGCCCGTCCTCCTGAAAGCCCAACTGGTGGACGCCTCGGGCGATCCCATTCCTGAAGCGACAATCTATTTTGACATTTATCATGACGGCGCCTGGCATGTAATCAACGAGGACGACGGCGGCTACATTACCGACTCCACCGGCGCGGCCAGCGTTTATTATTATGTGGACCCGACTCTCTCCGCTGGCGACTATCAAATCCGCGCCCGTTTTGACGGCAATACAAAGTCGGAAAGCACGGTTCTTGAGCAAACCCTTGAGACCAATGAAGCCGGAATTACCTTCGCCTTATATTTAAACGGAGATAACAATCTGGAGTCCTACGCCATAGATGACTTTTACAACGAACTGTATCCCCATGGAACGAACGAAGACGTGAATTACATTGTCTTATTCGATGGCGATGGAAGCGTTTACTACAACGGCGAATATTGGACCGGAACCAGGATGTTCATCGTCACCCCGGAAGCCGTGGCGGCGGGGACTTATCCGTATCAGGATTGGGGCGAGCAAAACATGGGCGCCCAATCCACCTTGCAGAATTTTGTAGAAACCGCCTTCACGGACTTTCCCGCTGAAAATAATGTGCTTGTGATTTGGGATCATGGAAACGGCTGGTATAGTGAGCCGGAATCAAAGACCCTGACTGCGGATGACACCAGCACGGCCACTCAAGGAACGCACGTGGAACTCCCTATTCCTTCACAAGTCGCCGCCCGGTTATCCTCTAAAAAAGCCGCCGTCTTTGATGCCGCTGAAAAAAACAGGGAATATAAAGGCGTCAGCTATGACGACTCGTCAGCAGGGGACTACCTCGGGCTGACCGAATTGTCCGGTGCATTGGAGCAAGCAGGCGTCATCGTGGATGTTCTGGCAATAGACGCGTGCCTGATGGGAACCGTGGAAGTAGCCTATGAACTCAAAGACGTTGCAAATTTTTTTGTGGCTTCGGCGGAAACCATTTCCGTAGCGGGATTTGACTATGACGACCTGGGTGACAGGATTGACTCAGGGAGCGCTTCCACCGCCCGGGACATGGCCTACCAAATGGTGGCGTCTTACAAAAACTATTATTTAGGGGATACTTATAACGCAACTTTGTCAGCGTGGGATCTCACGGAAATGGCGTCCTTGTTTTCGGCCTTGGAAAATCTGTCCACGGCCTTTCTGGCGCAATTGGAGCAAATTCCTTATGGAGAAAGTACAGCGCTCAGGTCCGCCGCCGAAGACTTAATTGATGACACATCCTGCTACGACCTCGGGTCGCTTGCCTACCATATACAACAGGAAATATCGGACACCCAGGTTGCCGCCGCCGCCCAGGCCTTGGAATCCCAGATAAAAGGGGTGGCTCGGGTCAATTATTGGATTCAAAGCGGAACCCGGTGGGGAAAAATCTATTCGGACATGACCGGAATGACCGGCCTGTCATTGTATTGGCCCCTGACAAGCAATTTTAATCCCAACTATGTGGATGAAAACGCCCTCAGTTTTGCCAATCAATCATGGAACAAGGTCATCAGACTGATTTATGATAGTACGGCTCCTACAGGCACGGTGCAATGGGTGCAGACGCCCCATGCGTTGAGTGATTCATCCATTTCCATGGAGTCCTTTACTGGCACGGACCAATTTGTCGTTACCTATAACCGACAAACTTATTATCTCGACAACACGGTGTATTACCAGTTCACATTCACCCAAAGCCCCACGGGCGGTTCGGGCGGAAGCGATTCTGACAATCGCTACGAATCCACTGTTTATTCGGATGAAGGCCTGGAGCCCAACCACCAATACTGCTACACGGTTTACGCCCACGACGGAGCAGGGAATGAAACCGACGCCACCGGCGAGGCCTGCGCCGTAACCTTAGCCCAGGCGCCCGCAGCAATAAGCCTGACCCGCAAAAATTGTAATCAGGTCCTCGCAGCCTGGGACCCGGGAAATAATCCTGCCGGTACGGAATACTATTGCGAGAATATGACCACGGGAAATAACTCAGGCTGGATTACGGATGCAGAGTGGGTAAGCGCCGGTCTGGCAATAAACGCGACCTATTCATTCCGAGTCAAAGCCAGAAATTCGGAAAATATAGAGACCGATTGGGTGAGTCTGGGAGATTTTGAATTAGGTCCGTGCGCGGGAGACATTAACACAGACGGCGTCGTTAACATCGCCGACGCCATTCTGTGCCTGCAGGTTGCGGCGGGTTTGGCCCCGGAAGGCATAGATAAAAGCAAGGCAATTGACGCCGAATTACAAGTTGGGCTTGACGAAGCCCTGTATATTTTGCAAATTAACAGCGAACTTAGATAAGGAGATTTTTTTCAGTTAATTAATTGCAAAGGAACGCAGCTTTGTTTAAAATTTTTCCGGCTCGACTTCCGCTGATCTTAATTCCGATTTTTTTCTTTGCCATAATCTCTTCTTCCTGGGCGGCCGCAACGGCCCAGTTTTCCGGCGCCTATTTTACGGCCAAGCAATCCAACCTGGGTATGCCCGTCCTTCTGAAGGCGCAATTGGTGGACGCCTCGGGCGATCCCATTCCGGAAGCGATAGTTTATTTTGACATTTATCATGACGGAGCCTGGCATGTAATCAATGGGGATGACGGCGGCTGCATAACGGACTCCACCGGCGCGGCCAACGTTTATTATTATGTGGACCCGACGCTCTCCGTAGGAAGCCATCAAATCCGCGCCCGTTTTGACGGCGACGCCAAGTCAGACAGCGCGGTTCTGGATCAGACTCTCACGACCAATAAGGCGGAAATTACCTTCGCCCTGTATTTAAACGGAGATAATGATCTGGAGCCCCATGCCATGGATGATTTTTATACCGAGCTATACCCCCATGGCGTAAATAATAATGTTAATTTCATTGTTTTATTCGATGGTTATGGGAGAGTTTACGTTGATGACGGATATTGGGATGGAACCAGAATGTTCATCGTCACCCCGGAATCCGTCGCTTCCCAGACCTATCTTTACCAGGAATGGGGAGAGCAGAATATGGGCGACCAATCCACTCTGCAAGCCTTTACGGAAACCGCTTTTAAGGACTTTCCCGCACAAAACAACGTGTTGGTCATTTGGGACCATGGAAATGGATGGTATAGCCAGCCGGAAACCAAAACCCTGACCAAGGATAACGCCAACGCGATCACTATAGGCGCGCATGTGGAACTCCCCATTCCCCATCAAACAGCCGCCCGCCTTGCCTCCAAAAAGGCCGTCGCCTCAATGGCTGCTGAGGAGGACATGGCGGTTAAGGGAGTGAGCTATGACTATCCGGCAAATGACTACTTAGGACTGACCGAACTGTCCGGAGCGCTAAAGCAAGCGGGGGTCATCGTGGATGTCCTGGCAATGGACGCTTGCCTGATGGGGTCCGTGGAAGTCGCCTATGAAGTTAAGGACGTAGCCAATTTTTTTGTGGGTTCGATGGAAACCGTTCCCCTGGATGGTTTTGACTATGACGACCTGGGAAACAGGATTGCCATGGGAAACTGCTCCACGGCCCGAGATATGGCCTACCAAATGGTGGAGTCTTACGGCAACTTTTACTCGGACTATATTTATCAATGCACTCTGTCGGCATGGGATCTCAAAGAAATGGCGTCGGTGTTTTCGGCTTTGGAGAATCTGTCCACGACGTTTCTGGCGCATATGCACAGCATTCGTGATATTTATTTTACAGCAGCCACGCGCGAAGCCACATCATTGATTGATGACTCGCACTGCTACGATTTGGGATCGCTTGCCCATCATATACAAGAGGAAATGCCGAATCATATGGTCTGTGACGCCGCCCTGGCCTTGAAAAACGAGTTAGAAGGCGCCGCCCGGGTTAACTATTGGCTGCACAGCTCCACCATTCGAACCGGTTATACGCGACCGTACTCAGACATGACTGCCATGACCGGCCTGTCAATCTATTGGCCCCCTCCATTGGAGTTTAATCCCCATTACGTAGATGAAAGGGCGCTCAGCTTCGCCAGCCAATCCTGGAACAAATTCATCAGGTTGGACTATGATCATACTCCTCCTTCTCCCGATGGTCCGGTGGAATGGGTCAGGGCGCCCAGCGCCCTTAGCGAGTCGGCAATTACCA includes the following:
- a CDS encoding clostripain-related cysteine peptidase translates to MTIFLGFPLSARADEAQFSGLYFTAKQSNLGMPVLLKAQLVDASGDPIPEATIYFDIYHDGAWHVINEDDGGYITDSTGAASVYYYVDPTLSAGDYQIRARFDGNTKSESTVLEQTLETNEAGITFALYLNGDNNLESYAIDDFYNELYPHGTNEDVNYIVLFDGDGSVYYNGEYWTGTRMFIVTPEAVAAGTYPYQDWGEQNMGAQSTLQNFVETAFTDFPAENNVLVIWDHGNGWYSEPESKTLTADDTSTATQGTHVELPIPSQVAARLSSKKAAVFDAAEKNREYKGVSYDDSSAGDYLGLTELSGALEQAGVIVDVLAIDACLMGTVEVAYELKDVANFFVASAETISVAGFDYDDLGDRIDSGSASTARDMAYQMVASYKNYYLGDTYNATLSAWDLTEMASLFSALENLSTAFLAQLEQIPYGESTALRSAAEDLIDDTSCYDLGSLAYHIQQEISDTQVAAAAQALESQIKGVARVNYWIQSGTRWGKIYSDMTGMTGLSLYWPLTSNFNPNYVDENALSFANQSWNKVIRLIYDSTAPTGTVQWVQTPHALSDSSISMESFTGTDQFVVTYNRQTYYLDNTVYYQFTFTQSPTGGSGGSDSDNRYESTVYSDEGLEPNHQYCYTVYAHDGAGNETDATGEACAVTLAQAPAAISLTRKNCNQVLAAWDPGNNPAGTEYYCENMTTGNNSGWITDAEWVSAGLAINATYSFRVKARNSENIETDWVSLGDFELGPCAGDINTDGVVNIADAILCLQVAAGLAPEGIDKSKAIDAELQVGLDEALYILQINSELR
- a CDS encoding clostripain-related cysteine peptidase — translated: MFKIFPARLPLILIPIFFFAIISSSWAAATAQFSGAYFTAKQSNLGMPVLLKAQLVDASGDPIPEAIVYFDIYHDGAWHVINGDDGGCITDSTGAANVYYYVDPTLSVGSHQIRARFDGDAKSDSAVLDQTLTTNKAEITFALYLNGDNDLEPHAMDDFYTELYPHGVNNNVNFIVLFDGYGRVYVDDGYWDGTRMFIVTPESVASQTYLYQEWGEQNMGDQSTLQAFTETAFKDFPAQNNVLVIWDHGNGWYSQPETKTLTKDNANAITIGAHVELPIPHQTAARLASKKAVASMAAEEDMAVKGVSYDYPANDYLGLTELSGALKQAGVIVDVLAMDACLMGSVEVAYEVKDVANFFVGSMETVPLDGFDYDDLGNRIAMGNCSTARDMAYQMVESYGNFYSDYIYQCTLSAWDLKEMASVFSALENLSTTFLAHMHSIRDIYFTAATREATSLIDDSHCYDLGSLAHHIQEEMPNHMVCDAALALKNELEGAARVNYWLHSSTIRTGYTRPYSDMTAMTGLSIYWPPPLEFNPHYVDERALSFASQSWNKFIRLDYDHTPPSPDGPVEWVRAPSALSESAITMEIFSATDQFVITYNGQTYYLDNTVYYQFEPYSITGGTGATWSGNRYTSTVYTDDGLEPNHEYLYTAFAHDGAGHRTDRIDGAYAVTLARTPGPGDFSATNENEILVVWSPNGNPDHTEYYCENIGTGDVSGWITQTQWSNSGLASDQFYKFRVKAKNLDGVETEWKSLGNACLGTCPGNVNKDYRIDVADAILCLQVAAGLTPEGMDKNTAIDAELQVGLDEALYILQIESEFR